Proteins encoded by one window of Acidipropionibacterium virtanenii:
- a CDS encoding ISAs1 family transposase, whose translation MPSSPSAVSARTLDTPPPDARLADHLARIPDPRKPRGKRYPLPGLLLVAVSAAMAGCRGFTATGEWAARLTAAALEEFGLRSAPGESTLRKLFARIDAAMLDAELCLYAWTRTTTVEGRRVIAVDGKTLRGSRSTTQRARHLVAGLDHASGTVVAQEEVQAKSNEIPALPAMIAALGSRAAGAVITADALHTQTASATAILAAGADYVFTVKSNQPTLLRRLAGQPWKHVPVGHVSVEKLHGRRTRRSLKVIQAPRDLGFPGASQIAQLRRISTRGGKKTVEVVYLITSARLPAASPARITTWIRGHWGVENRLHWVRDVTFDEDRSQIRTGQGPHVMASLRNLAISIHRLTGATNMAQATRQAAWDPLATCNMLLTL comes from the coding sequence ATGCCATCCTCTCCCAGCGCAGTGTCTGCACGCACCCTTGACACGCCCCCACCCGATGCCCGGCTGGCCGATCACCTGGCCCGTATCCCCGACCCCCGCAAACCCCGCGGCAAGCGATACCCCTTGCCAGGACTGCTTCTGGTCGCGGTCTCAGCGGCGATGGCCGGCTGCCGGGGATTCACCGCCACCGGCGAATGGGCCGCCAGACTGACCGCCGCGGCGCTGGAGGAGTTCGGGCTGAGATCGGCCCCCGGCGAATCCACCCTGCGCAAACTCTTCGCGCGCATCGACGCCGCGATGCTGGACGCCGAGTTGTGCCTGTACGCCTGGACCCGCACCACCACCGTCGAGGGGCGCCGGGTCATCGCGGTCGACGGCAAGACACTGCGGGGCTCCCGCTCAACCACCCAGCGGGCCCGCCATCTGGTCGCCGGCCTCGACCACGCCTCCGGCACGGTCGTGGCCCAGGAGGAGGTCCAGGCCAAGTCCAACGAGATCCCCGCCCTGCCCGCCATGATCGCCGCCCTGGGCTCTCGGGCCGCCGGGGCGGTGATCACCGCCGACGCGCTGCACACCCAGACCGCCTCCGCGACCGCGATCCTGGCCGCCGGGGCGGACTACGTGTTCACCGTCAAGTCCAACCAGCCCACCCTGTTGAGGAGACTGGCCGGCCAGCCCTGGAAGCACGTTCCCGTCGGCCACGTGAGCGTGGAGAAGCTCCACGGTCGCCGCACACGGCGGAGCTTGAAGGTGATCCAGGCCCCCCGCGATCTGGGGTTCCCCGGCGCCTCCCAGATCGCCCAGCTGCGCCGGATCTCCACCAGGGGCGGCAAGAAGACCGTCGAGGTGGTCTACCTGATCACCTCCGCAAGGCTGCCGGCCGCCTCCCCGGCCCGGATCACGACCTGGATCCGGGGTCACTGGGGCGTGGAGAACCGGCTCCATTGGGTCCGCGACGTCACGTTCGACGAGGACCGCAGCCAGATCCGTACCGGCCAGGGCCCGCACGTGATGGCCAGCCTGCGCAACCTGGCCATCAGCATCCACCGGCTGACCGGGGCCACCAACATGGCCCAAGCCACCCGTCAGGCCGCCTGGGACCCACTCGCCACTTGCAACATGCTCCTCACACTCTGA
- a CDS encoding GmrSD restriction endonuclease domain-containing protein, with protein sequence MPEAKTSFDASPRHLTELLGDARKGKLQLPDFQRSWVWDEERIRSLIASISRGFPVGAIMTLKTGGSVAFRPRRLEGSPEPSEDPSELLLDGQQRLTSLYQVMARKEVVETITPRRQKVKRWFYLDIKKCLDPTVDRDEAVVSVPESRLITSNFGRTVELDLSSREKEFENWMYPLNQVLDWSSWYGEFVQHSMKNLEAFPAQNEQMLAFNAGVIKSFEDYLIPVIALDASTSKEAVCVVFEKVNTGGKPLDAFELITAMYAADGHELRKDWFGTESTDGRKDRFRSALRLPSSPEGVLSGVGSTDFMQAISLFHTRDVRNAAADAGKTGKELPKVSATRQSLLDLPLAAYLQYQDRVERGFMEAAKFLVRSGIYRVKDLPYQSQVAPLAAILAELGKEAGSPAAAEKIRQWYWNGVFGELYGSSTETRIARDFIEVVAWVRGGPIPTTVHEATVRADRLETMRMRVSAAYKGVNALLTCKHAQDFRTGQEFSQTIFFDDNVDIHHIFPKDWCKKQGIPATVYDSIINKTPISARTNRIIGGVAPSSYLAKLKSEFSVEWADPDGVLDERLRTHLIDPGLLRADKFEDFMTARQASLVSMIEEAIGKAVIVDQPTEAEVIDEDPEEIQFLGSEAV encoded by the coding sequence ATGCCTGAGGCCAAGACCAGCTTTGATGCCAGCCCCCGCCACCTCACGGAGTTGTTAGGTGACGCACGAAAGGGCAAACTGCAGCTCCCGGACTTCCAGCGCAGCTGGGTGTGGGACGAGGAGCGCATCCGCAGCCTCATCGCCTCGATCTCGCGGGGCTTCCCCGTCGGCGCCATCATGACGCTCAAGACCGGCGGATCGGTGGCCTTCAGGCCACGGCGCCTTGAGGGCTCACCGGAGCCGTCGGAGGACCCCTCCGAACTGCTGCTCGACGGCCAGCAGCGCCTCACCTCGCTCTACCAGGTCATGGCGCGCAAGGAGGTCGTCGAGACCATCACGCCACGGCGTCAGAAGGTCAAGAGGTGGTTCTACCTCGATATCAAGAAGTGTCTGGACCCGACCGTCGACCGTGACGAAGCGGTCGTCAGCGTCCCTGAGAGCCGGCTCATCACCTCCAACTTCGGGCGAACCGTCGAACTGGACCTCTCGTCGCGGGAGAAGGAGTTCGAGAACTGGATGTATCCCCTCAATCAGGTCTTGGACTGGAGCAGTTGGTACGGAGAGTTCGTCCAGCACTCGATGAAGAACCTCGAGGCCTTCCCCGCCCAGAATGAGCAGATGCTGGCATTCAACGCCGGCGTGATCAAGAGTTTCGAGGATTACCTCATTCCGGTAATCGCACTGGACGCCTCCACCAGCAAAGAGGCCGTGTGCGTCGTCTTCGAGAAGGTCAATACCGGCGGCAAGCCACTGGACGCTTTCGAATTGATCACCGCCATGTACGCGGCCGATGGCCACGAGCTGCGCAAGGACTGGTTCGGCACGGAGAGCACCGACGGCAGGAAAGACAGGTTCCGGAGCGCTCTCCGGCTCCCGTCATCGCCGGAGGGCGTGCTCTCAGGTGTGGGTAGCACCGACTTCATGCAGGCCATCTCGCTCTTCCACACCCGCGATGTGAGGAATGCGGCAGCCGACGCCGGAAAGACAGGCAAAGAACTGCCGAAAGTCTCCGCGACACGGCAGTCACTGCTTGACCTCCCCCTTGCCGCCTACCTCCAGTACCAGGACCGCGTCGAACGTGGCTTCATGGAGGCTGCGAAGTTCCTGGTCCGATCGGGGATCTACCGCGTCAAGGATCTCCCCTACCAGAGCCAAGTCGCCCCGCTCGCCGCGATCTTGGCGGAGCTGGGGAAGGAGGCCGGCTCCCCCGCGGCGGCCGAGAAGATCCGACAGTGGTACTGGAACGGCGTGTTCGGCGAGCTGTACGGATCATCAACCGAAACACGGATCGCGCGCGACTTTATTGAGGTGGTGGCCTGGGTCCGCGGCGGGCCCATTCCCACAACAGTGCATGAGGCGACCGTCCGCGCCGACCGCCTGGAGACAATGCGGATGCGGGTGTCCGCCGCGTACAAGGGCGTCAACGCACTGCTGACGTGCAAGCACGCACAGGACTTCCGTACGGGTCAGGAGTTCTCGCAGACGATCTTTTTCGACGACAACGTCGACATCCACCACATCTTCCCGAAGGACTGGTGCAAGAAGCAGGGCATCCCGGCCACGGTCTACGACTCGATCATCAACAAGACGCCGATCTCTGCTCGGACGAACCGGATCATCGGCGGTGTGGCGCCCAGCTCCTACCTGGCGAAGCTCAAGTCGGAGTTCTCTGTGGAGTGGGCTGATCCGGATGGTGTCCTTGATGAGCGCCTCCGGACCCACCTCATCGATCCCGGCCTCCTTCGTGCTGACAAGTTTGAGGACTTCATGACTGCGCGGCAGGCTTCGTTGGTCTCAATGATCGAGGAGGCGATCGGCAAGGCGGTGATCGTTGACCAGCCGACCGAGGCTGAGGTCATCGACGAGGACCCGGAGGAGATCCAGTTCCTCGGCAGTGAAGCGGTCTGA